The following coding sequences lie in one Glycine max cultivar Williams 82 chromosome 19, Glycine_max_v4.0, whole genome shotgun sequence genomic window:
- the LOC100527347 gene encoding Adenylylsulfatase HINT1-like (The RefSeq protein has 1 substitution compared to this genomic sequence), with protein sequence MSGNSSNNNNISKRISVLSSHFARSSPIMASEKQAALAVTPSDADAPTIFDKIINKEIPSTVVYEDDKVLAFRDITPQAPTHILIIPKFKDGLSGLSKAEERHFEILGRLLYTAKLVAEQEGLDDGFRIVINDGPKGCQSVYHIHVHLLGGRQMNWPPG encoded by the exons atgaGTGGCaatagcagcaacaacaacaatataaGTAAAAGAATCTCTGTGTTGTCATCACACTTCGCTAGATCCAGCCCCATCATGGCTTCAGAGAAGCAAGCGGCTCTTGCCGTCACTCCCTCTGATGCTGATGCTCCTACCAT ATTTGACAAGATCATCAATAAGGAGATTCCTTCTACTGTGGTTTATGAGGATGACAAG GTGCTTGCCTTCAGGGACATAACTCCTCAAGCTCCTACACATATTCTTATCATTCCTAAATTCAAAGACGGGTTAAGTGGTCTATCCAAG GCTGAGGAGAGGCACTTTGAGATTCTTGGCCGCCTTCTGTACACTGCCAAGCTGGTTGCGAAGCAAGAAGGACTCGACGACGGCTTCAGGATTGTAATTAACGATGGGCCGAAAGGAT GCCAATCAGTTTACCACATTCATGTGCACCTCCTCGGGGGAAGACAGATGAACTGGCCTCCAGGCTAA